The following coding sequences lie in one Hydrogenophaga sp. PBL-H3 genomic window:
- a CDS encoding flagellar basal body rod protein — MSISTLSGSSASAIGLSGMRAAQLKLDSHAHNLANVQTPEFRRQLTAQTARPDAGGVDAQVGREAEVSKPFDRLADDLVGQRISLYSFAANLRTVQTEDRMLGTLLDTRA, encoded by the coding sequence ATGTCCATCTCCACCCTCTCAGGCAGCTCGGCCTCCGCCATTGGTCTGAGCGGCATGCGCGCCGCGCAACTCAAGCTGGACTCACACGCGCACAACCTGGCCAACGTGCAGACGCCTGAGTTCCGGCGCCAGCTGACGGCCCAGACCGCCCGGCCCGACGCGGGCGGCGTGGACGCGCAGGTCGGCCGTGAGGCCGAGGTGTCGAAGCCTTTTGACCGGCTGGCCGACGATCTGGTGGGGCAGCGCATCAGCCTCTACAGCTTCGCCGCCAACCTGCGCACGGTGCAGACGGAAGACCGCATGCTCGGCACCTTGCTGGACACGCGGGCCTGA
- a CDS encoding TRAP transporter large permease: MSELALGGLLIGALVFLVLIGLHIAVALTAVGFAGIWLIREDVDMAMRLMYLSAYNGVADYIFATIPLFVLMGLLVSISNVGKDTFDVAETLLRRLRGGLGVATVAANTVFAAVTGVSIASAAVFTRVAVPEMVHHGYRTSFAAGTVAGSSVLGMMIPPSLLLIIYGVLAEQSIGTLFIAGIIPGFVMAAAFAIMIILMAKFTPGLVFDLKRQAEMAAERSTARLLTTSEMLGKLLPIAALVALVLGGLYSGFFTPTEAGGVGAFGAFVIAILRRKLGGGNLWRVLTETGAVSVGILILLVAAGFYSRMLSVAGVPVAISDVVQAAGLGPYGFLALYVLILLLLGMILDSSSILLIMTPVAVPIAAGLDFNLIHFGIITVIAVEIGLLTPPFGISVFTVKSTLNDPKVSVESIFAGSLPYVGVMLVVLLLIAIFPVMALALT; encoded by the coding sequence ATGAGCGAACTCGCTCTGGGCGGGCTCCTGATCGGAGCCCTGGTCTTTCTCGTGCTGATCGGCCTGCACATCGCCGTGGCCCTCACCGCCGTCGGTTTTGCCGGCATCTGGCTCATCCGTGAAGACGTGGACATGGCCATGCGGCTGATGTACCTCTCGGCCTACAACGGTGTGGCCGACTACATCTTTGCCACCATCCCGCTCTTTGTGTTGATGGGCTTGCTGGTCTCGATATCGAACGTGGGCAAGGACACCTTCGACGTGGCCGAAACCCTGTTGCGGCGCCTGCGCGGCGGACTGGGCGTGGCCACCGTGGCGGCCAACACCGTGTTTGCCGCCGTCACCGGCGTGTCCATCGCCTCGGCGGCGGTGTTCACCCGTGTGGCCGTGCCCGAAATGGTTCACCACGGCTACCGCACCAGCTTCGCCGCCGGCACCGTGGCTGGCAGTTCGGTTCTGGGGATGATGATCCCGCCCAGCCTGCTGCTCATCATCTACGGCGTGCTGGCCGAGCAGTCCATCGGCACCCTGTTCATCGCCGGCATCATCCCCGGCTTCGTGATGGCGGCAGCCTTCGCCATCATGATCATTCTCATGGCCAAGTTCACGCCCGGCCTGGTGTTCGATCTCAAGCGCCAGGCCGAAATGGCCGCCGAGCGCAGCACCGCGCGCCTGCTCACCACCTCCGAGATGCTGGGCAAGCTGCTCCCCATCGCTGCGCTGGTGGCGCTGGTGCTGGGCGGGCTGTACTCCGGTTTCTTCACGCCCACCGAAGCTGGCGGCGTGGGTGCCTTCGGTGCCTTCGTCATCGCCATCCTGCGGCGCAAGCTGGGCGGCGGCAACCTGTGGCGCGTGCTCACCGAAACCGGGGCGGTGTCGGTCGGCATCCTGATCCTGCTGGTGGCCGCGGGCTTCTACAGCCGCATGTTGTCGGTGGCTGGCGTGCCCGTGGCGATCAGCGACGTGGTGCAGGCCGCAGGGCTGGGTCCTTATGGCTTTCTGGCGCTGTACGTGCTGATCCTGCTGCTGCTGGGCATGATCCTGGACTCCAGTTCCATCTTGCTGATCATGACGCCGGTGGCCGTGCCGATCGCGGCCGGGCTGGACTTCAACCTGATCCACTTCGGCATCATCACCGTCATCGCGGTGGAGATCGGCCTGCTCACCCCGCCGTTCGGCATCTCCGTGTTCACGGTCAAGTCCACCCTGAACGACCCCAAGGTGTCGGTGGAAAGCATCTTTGCAGGCTCGCTCCCCTATGTGGGTGTGATGCTGGTCGTCCTGCTGCTGATTGCCATCTTCCCGGTCATGGCGCTGGCCCTGACCTGA
- a CDS encoding C4-dicarboxylate TRAP transporter substrate-binding protein — MKLKKIAIATLVAMGATLAAGSAMAQQRVTVNIGSSHPTTNIWAFAMKEVFQPEVDRILKEGGAKYEVRWRENYGGTLYKFTDTRAAVRDGIVDVGMVGTVWENSAMPLQNVTYFTPFATTNHEQLIEIFDKLNATVPALRDSWAAQNMVPLSSLITDSYDIYATFPVKDMSSLKNKRINAPGTSANWLRETGATPVDGALTTYYTNIQTGVTDGALSFASGIGPARVYEVAKNLTRIDIGAMYFGSVAVNKKVFDGMPKEVQDAMLKAGKATSIAHGKHVTKTANAALDTMKAAGLQITDLPQAEKTKWVNGLPNIVAPWLQGTGDAGKQVLKAYFDELRARGVKPLRDWDLQNR, encoded by the coding sequence ATGAAGCTCAAGAAAATCGCCATCGCGACCCTGGTCGCCATGGGCGCCACGCTGGCTGCCGGTTCCGCCATGGCGCAGCAACGCGTCACGGTCAACATCGGCTCCAGCCACCCCACCACCAATATCTGGGCCTTCGCGATGAAGGAAGTGTTCCAGCCCGAGGTGGATCGCATCCTGAAGGAAGGCGGCGCGAAATACGAGGTGCGCTGGCGCGAGAACTACGGCGGCACGCTCTACAAGTTCACCGACACCCGCGCCGCCGTGCGCGACGGCATCGTGGACGTGGGCATGGTCGGCACGGTGTGGGAAAACTCCGCCATGCCGCTGCAGAACGTGACCTACTTCACCCCGTTCGCCACCACCAACCACGAACAGCTGATCGAGATATTCGACAAGCTCAACGCCACCGTGCCTGCCCTGCGCGACAGCTGGGCCGCACAGAACATGGTGCCGCTGTCGTCGCTGATCACCGACAGCTACGACATCTACGCCACCTTCCCGGTGAAGGACATGAGCAGCCTGAAGAACAAGCGCATCAACGCCCCCGGCACCTCGGCCAACTGGCTGCGCGAGACCGGCGCCACCCCGGTGGACGGCGCGCTGACCACCTACTACACCAACATCCAGACCGGCGTGACCGATGGCGCTCTCTCGTTTGCCAGCGGCATCGGCCCAGCCCGCGTGTACGAGGTGGCCAAGAACCTCACCCGCATCGACATCGGTGCCATGTACTTCGGCAGCGTGGCGGTGAACAAGAAGGTGTTCGACGGCATGCCCAAGGAAGTGCAGGACGCGATGCTCAAGGCCGGCAAGGCCACGTCGATCGCCCATGGCAAGCACGTCACCAAGACCGCCAACGCTGCGCTGGACACCATGAAGGCCGCCGGCCTGCAGATCACCGATTTGCCGCAAGCCGAGAAGACCAAGTGGGTCAATGGCCTGCCCAACATCGTGGCCCCCTGGCTGCAAGGCACGGGTGATGCAGGCAAGCAGGTGCTCAAGGCTTACTTCGACGAACTGCGCGCCCGTGGCGTGAAGCCCCTGCGCGACTGGGACCTCCAGAACCGTTGA
- a CDS encoding TRAP transporter small permease subunit yields MHNEPDFASETPAVAGLTNPLQGVANVLAAVGTVWIFLMMLLIVADVLGRNFFDAPITGVAEFAARSVASIVFLQLAAAVCSGRMTRSDFLLQIIGRRSPGTVKALEVINVVVGALLFFALAAISWPELTEAMKIHEYFGVQGVFTVVTWPFRALIVLGSVAAALSYLACIPSLLRQPPSTGAHA; encoded by the coding sequence GTGCACAACGAACCCGACTTCGCCAGCGAGACCCCCGCGGTCGCCGGCCTCACCAACCCCCTGCAGGGCGTGGCCAACGTGCTGGCCGCCGTGGGCACGGTGTGGATCTTCCTCATGATGCTGCTGATCGTGGCCGACGTGCTGGGACGCAACTTCTTCGATGCACCCATCACCGGCGTGGCCGAGTTCGCCGCGCGCTCGGTGGCCTCCATCGTCTTCCTGCAGTTGGCCGCCGCCGTTTGCTCCGGCCGCATGACGCGCAGCGACTTCCTGCTGCAGATCATCGGCAGGCGTTCACCGGGCACGGTGAAAGCGCTGGAGGTGATCAACGTCGTCGTGGGCGCGCTGCTCTTCTTTGCGCTGGCCGCCATCTCCTGGCCCGAGCTCACCGAGGCCATGAAGATTCACGAGTATTTCGGCGTGCAGGGCGTCTTCACCGTTGTCACCTGGCCGTTTCGCGCGCTCATCGTGCTGGGCTCTGTGGCCGCCGCCCTGTCTTACCTCGCGTGCATCCCCTCGCTGCTGCGCCAGCCACCGTCCACCGGAGCACACGCATGA
- a CDS encoding xanthine dehydrogenase family protein molybdopterin-binding subunit, translated as MRRDTVNLEPGVDHSRPLTPVNDDQRYIGASVPRGGIERLTQGLGQYVDDIELPRMAHVVYWRSPVAHMRIKSVNAEFARAMPGVLLVADGQDLAKVCKPWVATLGHLAGMKSAPQYALALDRACWQGEPVVAVVAESRAQAEDALAYIEVEWEELPAATDMLTALDPATPLIHPELGDNLCFTRTLDVGQVDETFANADVVADIEFEFGRHTGVTLEPRAQIAHWSPADRRLTVYHSCQAPHMMQDLYGRQFDLPASAIRVVCKDVGGSFGIKVHAYPDDFATVALSILLGRPVKFVADRLESFTSDIHARHHAIKARIAVNRDGEILGFDMDDLTGIGPYSMFPRTSAIEGNQVVNLVGGPYKHKHYRAKLNVVFQNKTPTCQYRGVGHPIACAVTEALVDLAAQKIGMDPLRIRELNVIPDDAYPTAGISGIKLEILSHEASLKKLRELMDYDALRAEQAALRKQGIHRGIGFATVIELTNPSAAFYGVGGARIASQDGATVRLDPEGHITVLIGVGEQGQGTEGIYQQIAADAVGVDISKVRVVTGDTDATPYGGGTWASRGAGIGGEAVLLAGQALRENIVKVAAIILKHDGATLAVRRDRIVDTITGEELLPLAELGRIAYFRSDTLPAEFTPELMVTRHYAQRDFPFIFTNGVQASYVEVDPDTGFVKLLKHWAVEDCGRVLNPMLVDEQMRGAIVQGIGGALLEECLFDDSGLMINASMADYLVPMSAEMPDIEVAHIQTPTATSKLGAKGAGEAGTAGAPAAVMNAINDAIAPFDAHVFSQPITPQKVLRALGKVR; from the coding sequence ATGAGACGCGACACCGTCAACCTGGAGCCCGGCGTCGACCACAGCCGCCCGCTGACCCCGGTCAACGACGACCAGCGCTACATCGGCGCGTCGGTGCCGCGCGGCGGCATCGAGCGGCTCACCCAAGGGCTGGGTCAGTACGTGGACGACATCGAGCTGCCGCGCATGGCCCACGTGGTGTACTGGCGCAGCCCGGTGGCGCACATGCGCATCAAGTCCGTGAACGCCGAATTTGCCCGCGCCATGCCCGGCGTGCTGCTGGTGGCCGACGGGCAGGACCTCGCCAAGGTCTGCAAACCCTGGGTGGCCACGCTGGGCCACCTGGCGGGCATGAAATCAGCACCGCAGTACGCGCTGGCGCTGGACCGTGCCTGCTGGCAAGGTGAGCCGGTGGTGGCCGTGGTGGCCGAGAGCCGCGCCCAGGCCGAAGACGCGCTGGCCTACATCGAGGTGGAGTGGGAAGAACTGCCCGCCGCCACCGACATGCTCACCGCGCTGGACCCAGCCACGCCGCTGATCCACCCCGAGCTGGGCGACAACCTGTGCTTCACCCGCACGCTGGATGTGGGTCAGGTCGACGAGACCTTTGCCAACGCCGACGTGGTGGCCGACATCGAGTTCGAGTTTGGTCGCCACACCGGCGTGACGCTGGAGCCGCGCGCGCAGATCGCGCACTGGAGCCCGGCCGACCGACGCCTCACGGTCTACCACTCGTGCCAGGCGCCGCACATGATGCAGGACCTCTATGGTCGCCAGTTCGATCTGCCAGCTAGCGCCATCCGCGTGGTCTGCAAAGACGTGGGCGGCTCCTTCGGCATCAAGGTGCACGCGTACCCCGACGACTTCGCCACCGTGGCGCTGTCCATCCTGCTGGGCCGCCCGGTGAAGTTCGTGGCCGACCGGCTGGAGAGCTTCACCAGCGACATCCACGCGCGGCACCACGCCATCAAGGCGCGCATCGCGGTCAACCGCGACGGCGAGATCCTCGGCTTCGACATGGATGACCTCACCGGCATTGGCCCGTACTCCATGTTCCCGCGCACCAGCGCCATCGAAGGCAACCAGGTGGTCAACCTCGTGGGGGGGCCCTACAAACACAAGCACTACCGCGCCAAGCTCAACGTGGTGTTCCAGAACAAGACGCCCACCTGCCAGTACCGCGGCGTGGGCCACCCGATTGCCTGCGCCGTGACCGAAGCGCTGGTGGACCTGGCCGCGCAGAAGATCGGCATGGACCCGCTGCGCATCCGCGAACTCAACGTGATCCCTGACGACGCCTACCCCACGGCCGGCATCTCGGGCATCAAGCTGGAAATCCTCTCGCACGAGGCGAGCCTGAAAAAGCTGCGCGAGCTGATGGACTACGACGCGCTGCGCGCCGAGCAGGCCGCACTGAGAAAGCAGGGCATCCATCGCGGCATCGGCTTTGCCACCGTGATCGAGCTCACCAACCCGAGTGCCGCGTTCTACGGCGTGGGCGGTGCGCGCATCGCCTCGCAGGACGGCGCCACCGTGCGGCTGGACCCCGAAGGCCACATCACCGTGCTCATCGGTGTGGGCGAGCAGGGCCAGGGCACCGAAGGCATCTACCAGCAGATCGCGGCCGACGCGGTGGGCGTGGACATCAGCAAGGTGCGCGTGGTCACCGGCGACACCGACGCCACGCCGTATGGCGGTGGCACCTGGGCCTCGCGCGGCGCGGGCATTGGCGGTGAAGCTGTGTTGCTCGCCGGCCAGGCGCTGCGCGAGAACATCGTGAAGGTGGCGGCCATCATCCTCAAGCACGACGGCGCCACGCTGGCGGTGCGCCGCGACCGCATCGTGGACACCATCACCGGCGAAGAGCTGTTGCCGTTGGCCGAGCTGGGGCGCATCGCCTATTTCCGCTCCGACACGCTCCCCGCCGAGTTCACACCCGAGCTAATGGTCACGCGGCACTACGCGCAGCGCGACTTCCCGTTCATCTTCACCAACGGCGTGCAGGCGTCTTACGTGGAGGTGGATCCCGACACCGGTTTCGTGAAGCTGCTCAAGCACTGGGCGGTGGAAGACTGCGGCCGCGTGCTCAACCCCATGCTGGTGGATGAGCAGATGCGCGGCGCCATCGTGCAGGGCATCGGCGGCGCGCTGCTGGAAGAGTGCCTCTTTGATGACAGCGGTCTGATGATCAACGCCAGCATGGCCGACTACCTCGTGCCCATGTCGGCCGAGATGCCCGACATCGAAGTGGCACACATCCAGACGCCCACCGCCACATCGAAGTTGGGCGCCAAGGGTGCGGGCGAGGCCGGCACGGCGGGCGCTCCCGCGGCGGTGATGAACGCCATCAACGACGCGATCGCGCCGTTCGATGCGCATGTGTTCTCGCAACCCATCACGCCGCAAAAGGTGCTGCGCGCACTGGGCAAGGTGCGCTGA
- a CDS encoding TetR/AcrR family transcriptional regulator yields MRIQTNPDKAQEARKQAAEVPARRRMGVAERERQILDGAIQFFSVHGFNGQLRDLAKSIGVTHALLYHYFPTKQALVDRVYLEVFEGRWRAEWDALLDNPDTPVEDKLTAFYWEYVTITLSQEFVRILVFSGLTDHTITDRFFAMLRARLFPRLIRETRRFRGVVSRAKPSEREMELLMGLHGGFFYITMRRWIYAQDVYSESAHEGYDEELVRDRVRAYLNASRDLFADHARSTRKQPVQR; encoded by the coding sequence GTGCGCATCCAGACAAACCCTGACAAGGCCCAGGAGGCCAGAAAACAGGCCGCCGAAGTCCCGGCACGTCGGCGCATGGGTGTGGCCGAGCGAGAGCGCCAGATCCTGGACGGCGCGATCCAGTTCTTCTCGGTGCATGGCTTCAATGGCCAGCTGCGCGACCTGGCCAAGAGCATCGGCGTGACACACGCCCTGCTCTATCACTACTTCCCCACCAAGCAGGCGTTGGTGGACCGCGTTTACCTTGAGGTGTTTGAAGGTCGCTGGCGCGCCGAGTGGGATGCGTTGCTCGACAACCCCGACACGCCGGTGGAAGACAAGCTCACCGCTTTCTATTGGGAATACGTGACGATCACGCTTTCGCAGGAGTTCGTGCGCATCCTGGTGTTTTCTGGCCTGACCGACCACACCATCACCGACCGCTTCTTTGCCATGCTGCGCGCGCGCCTGTTTCCGCGCCTGATCCGCGAGACGCGCCGCTTCCGCGGCGTGGTCAGCCGTGCCAAGCCCAGCGAGCGAGAGATGGAACTGCTCATGGGCCTGCACGGCGGCTTCTTCTACATCACCATGCGCCGCTGGATTTACGCGCAAGACGTGTACAGCGAAAGCGCCCACGAGGGCTACGACGAAGAGCTGGTGCGCGACCGCGTGCGCGCCTACCTGAACGCCAGCCGCGACCTGTTTGCCGACCACGCCAGGAGCACACGCAAGCAGCCAGTCCAACGCTGA
- a CDS encoding FAD binding domain-containing protein: MKAAAFDYVKPASIDQVIALLQEHGDDARLLAGGQTLMATLNMRLSEPQLVIDITGIESLRGISVQGKVLRIGALVTHTDIELSPLVARHAPLLKAAAPHIAHRAIRNSGTFGGSIAYADPAAEWPTCLLALGGTVVARGPKGERRIAADDFFTGLYSTALQPDELLVACEIPLAGAEHWFGFSELARRHGDYAIVGLAATARREGSALHDLRIVLLGADATPVRARKTEALLEGRAVDAATVDQAVASLRSEIDPLPDLTNTPDTKRHLAGVLLQRMLPSPATSSA, translated from the coding sequence ATGAAAGCCGCTGCCTTCGACTACGTCAAACCCGCTTCCATCGACCAGGTGATCGCGCTGCTGCAGGAGCACGGCGACGACGCCCGCCTGCTGGCCGGTGGCCAGACCCTCATGGCCACCCTGAACATGCGCCTGTCCGAGCCGCAACTGGTGATCGACATCACTGGCATCGAATCACTGCGCGGCATCAGCGTGCAGGGCAAGGTGCTGCGCATCGGCGCGCTGGTCACCCACACCGACATCGAGCTCAGTCCGCTGGTGGCGCGCCACGCACCGCTGCTCAAGGCGGCCGCGCCCCACATCGCGCACCGCGCCATCCGCAACAGCGGCACCTTTGGCGGCTCCATCGCCTACGCCGACCCCGCCGCCGAGTGGCCTACCTGCCTGCTGGCGCTGGGTGGCACTGTGGTGGCGCGCGGACCGAAAGGCGAACGCCGCATCGCTGCCGACGACTTCTTCACGGGCCTCTACAGCACCGCGCTGCAGCCCGACGAACTGCTGGTCGCCTGCGAGATTCCACTGGCTGGCGCCGAGCACTGGTTCGGCTTCAGCGAACTGGCACGCCGTCACGGTGACTACGCCATCGTGGGCCTGGCCGCCACCGCACGGCGCGAAGGCTCGGCATTGCACGACCTGCGCATCGTGCTGCTGGGTGCAGACGCCACGCCGGTGCGTGCCCGGAAGACCGAAGCGCTGCTGGAAGGCCGCGCCGTCGACGCGGCCACTGTGGACCAGGCCGTGGCCAGTCTGCGCAGCGAAATCGACCCGCTGCCCGACCTGACCAACACCCCCGACACCAAACGGCATCTCGCCGGCGTGCTGCTGCAACGCATGCTGCCCTCCCCGGCCACTTCCAGCGCCTGA
- a CDS encoding CoxG family protein produces MELTGDILIGAPREKVWAGLNDPEILTRCIPGCEAMEATSPTERTARVAVKIGPVRARFVGHVRMEDIRHNEGCVLRFQGSGGAAGMAKGQSNVELTDEAGGTRLRYTAQAAIGGKLGQVGGRMIDAASKQMADQFFTAFNEQMVGVPVVEAVETTPAETAPAATAAAPSPFVPRTVHAPQPVVSGEGVRVLWFVLGSLSTGFGVWIASLLTS; encoded by the coding sequence ATGGAATTGACTGGAGACATCCTGATCGGCGCACCGCGCGAGAAGGTCTGGGCCGGGCTCAACGATCCCGAGATCCTGACGCGCTGCATCCCCGGCTGCGAAGCCATGGAAGCCACCAGCCCGACCGAACGCACCGCCCGCGTGGCCGTGAAGATCGGCCCGGTGCGTGCCCGCTTCGTGGGCCATGTGCGCATGGAAGACATCCGCCACAACGAGGGCTGCGTGCTGCGCTTTCAGGGCTCGGGCGGCGCGGCCGGCATGGCCAAGGGCCAATCGAATGTGGAACTCACCGACGAGGCCGGTGGCACGCGTTTGCGCTACACCGCACAAGCCGCCATCGGCGGCAAGCTCGGCCAGGTGGGCGGCCGCATGATCGACGCCGCCTCCAAGCAGATGGCCGACCAGTTCTTCACCGCGTTCAATGAACAGATGGTGGGTGTGCCGGTGGTGGAGGCCGTTGAAACAACGCCTGCAGAGACCGCACCCGCTGCCACCGCCGCAGCGCCCTCCCCCTTCGTGCCGCGCACCGTTCATGCGCCCCAGCCCGTCGTCAGCGGCGAAGGGGTTCGCGTGTTGTGGTTCGTGCTCGGCTCCCTCTCCACCGGCTTCGGCGTGTGGATCGCCTCCCTGTTGACTTCTTGA
- a CDS encoding class I SAM-dependent methyltransferase gives MTEALVSAPAAPAVFDAEKFRQTTRAQWENTAEAWNRWGPLLARWLGPATEAMLDMAAVGLGARVLDVAAGAGEQTLVAARRVGAGGHVLATDISPAILRHARAAAEQAGLANVDTMELDGERHDLVPGASFDAAVSRVGLIYFPDQQRALAGIRHALKPGGRFAAVVYSTAERNPFFALPVGIIRRRAQLPPPLPGQPGPFSLGGEGVLAKTLEQAGFRNVEVRKVDSPVRLPSAAECVRFERESFGALHQMMAGLSEDERADTWREIEEALLRFETPTEGFVGPCEMLVGAGTR, from the coding sequence ATGACCGAAGCCCTCGTTTCCGCCCCCGCTGCCCCGGCCGTCTTCGACGCCGAGAAGTTTCGCCAGACCACGCGCGCGCAGTGGGAGAACACCGCCGAAGCCTGGAACCGATGGGGCCCCTTGCTGGCGCGATGGCTCGGCCCGGCCACCGAGGCCATGCTCGACATGGCGGCGGTCGGCCTTGGTGCGCGTGTGCTCGACGTGGCGGCCGGCGCGGGTGAACAAACCCTGGTCGCCGCGCGCCGCGTGGGCGCTGGCGGCCATGTCCTGGCCACCGACATCTCGCCTGCCATCCTGCGCCATGCGCGCGCGGCGGCCGAGCAGGCCGGGCTGGCGAACGTGGACACGATGGAACTCGATGGCGAGCGCCACGACCTGGTGCCCGGCGCGTCTTTTGATGCCGCGGTGTCGCGCGTCGGCCTGATCTATTTTCCCGACCAGCAGCGCGCTCTCGCCGGCATCCGCCATGCCCTGAAGCCGGGAGGGCGCTTCGCCGCGGTGGTGTACTCCACGGCCGAGCGCAACCCCTTCTTCGCGCTGCCGGTCGGCATCATCCGGCGCCGCGCGCAGCTGCCGCCCCCCTTGCCCGGGCAGCCTGGGCCGTTCTCCCTGGGCGGCGAGGGCGTGCTGGCGAAGACGCTGGAGCAAGCGGGCTTTCGGAACGTGGAGGTGCGCAAGGTCGATTCCCCGGTCCGCCTGCCGAGTGCCGCCGAGTGCGTGCGCTTCGAGCGCGAGTCCTTCGGTGCCCTGCACCAGATGATGGCCGGCCTGAGCGAAGACGAACGCGCCGACACCTGGCGAGAAATCGAGGAAGCCTTGCTCCGCTTTGAAACCCCGACAGAGGGTTTCGTGGGGCCGTGCGAGATGCTGGTGGGGGCGGGCACGCGCTGA
- a CDS encoding (2Fe-2S)-binding protein has translation MADLYPIKVTVNGKPHQCSVQPRTHLVDFLREDLGLKGSHLGCEHGVCGACTVELNGQIVRGCLTLAVQANGGTVQTIEGVSESGVIRDLQEAFVRRNALQCGFCTSGMLMAAKELVEQMPHANRAEVREWISGNYCRCTGYHAIVDAICDVLQQRKEATA, from the coding sequence ATGGCAGACCTGTACCCGATCAAAGTCACCGTCAACGGCAAGCCGCACCAGTGCAGCGTGCAACCGCGCACCCACCTGGTGGACTTCTTGCGCGAAGACCTCGGCCTCAAGGGCAGCCACCTCGGCTGTGAGCACGGCGTGTGCGGCGCCTGTACGGTGGAGCTCAACGGCCAGATCGTGCGCGGCTGCCTCACCCTGGCCGTGCAGGCCAACGGCGGCACAGTGCAGACCATCGAAGGCGTGAGTGAGTCCGGCGTGATCCGAGATCTGCAAGAGGCCTTTGTGCGACGCAACGCGCTGCAGTGCGGCTTCTGCACCTCGGGCATGTTGATGGCGGCCAAGGAGCTGGTGGAGCAGATGCCCCACGCCAACCGCGCCGAGGTGCGCGAGTGGATCTCGGGCAACTACTGCCGCTGCACCGGCTACCACGCCATCGTCGACGCGATCTGCGACGTGCTGCAACAACGCAAGGAGGCCACCGCATGA
- a CDS encoding winged helix-turn-helix transcriptional regulator, which translates to MIDYMQFCTVARGAEVLGELWTPLVVRELLCGSHRFNDIHRGVPRMSATLLTQRLRKLEEIGVVERRRVEKNWEYHLTPAGEELRPIVVGLGHWGARWIGSRLRPEQLDAGFLMWDIRRFARMEEFPDAERTVVHFRFSDGPATERQWWLVVEDHVADLCRDDPGHDVSVQVDSTVRALTEIWTGDSAPEREIQSGDLTVQGAGRNGQRLWRWLGRSVFAPTRMAQR; encoded by the coding sequence ATGATCGACTACATGCAGTTCTGTACCGTGGCCCGGGGCGCCGAGGTGCTGGGCGAACTGTGGACGCCGCTGGTGGTGCGCGAGCTGCTGTGCGGCAGCCACCGCTTCAACGACATCCACCGTGGCGTGCCGCGCATGTCGGCCACGCTGCTCACGCAGCGCCTGCGCAAGCTCGAAGAGATCGGTGTCGTCGAGCGGCGCCGCGTCGAGAAGAACTGGGAATACCACCTCACGCCTGCGGGCGAGGAGCTGCGGCCGATCGTGGTGGGCCTGGGCCACTGGGGGGCACGCTGGATCGGCAGCCGGCTGCGGCCCGAGCAGCTCGACGCCGGTTTCCTGATGTGGGACATCCGCCGCTTCGCGCGCATGGAGGAGTTCCCCGACGCCGAACGCACGGTGGTCCATTTCCGGTTCAGCGATGGCCCGGCGACCGAGCGGCAATGGTGGCTGGTGGTGGAAGACCACGTGGCCGACCTGTGCCGCGACGATCCGGGCCACGACGTCAGCGTGCAGGTCGACTCGACGGTGCGCGCGCTCACCGAAATCTGGACCGGCGACAGCGCCCCGGAGCGGGAAATTCAGTCGGGCGACCTGACGGTGCAGGGCGCGGGGCGCAATGGCCAGCGGCTCTGGCGCTGGCTGGGGCGCAGCGTGTTTGCGCCCACGCGCATGGCGCAGCGCTGA